In one Lolium rigidum isolate FL_2022 chromosome 3, APGP_CSIRO_Lrig_0.1, whole genome shotgun sequence genomic region, the following are encoded:
- the LOC124698481 gene encoding metacaspase-1-like, with amino-acid sequence MECGHCGTRFAVPRGARTVECARCRGVTRVDRHGAVGFVRNMFSNIAGGGRTKPHPGYPRVQGNKRALLVGINYTGTASQLNGPINDVKCMSFLLSIKYAFPSDSILILTDEQVDPYRRPTRSNILVAMRWLVQDCSSGDSLVFHFSGHGNQVEDDDGDELDGQDETICPLDWEQNGQIRDDEINETIVRPLVHGVRLHAIIDACRSGTVLDLPNLCQIKRYGKPQWTDHSPLNGASKNTSGGHAILISGCAENDNSQDGSDDETMVIGALTYSLFAAAWSAHRPLTYGQLLSKTKAIIADCNKDSQSHCNLPAAIAPHVREVVNFSGVQEPQLSSSDKFDINRTTFML; translated from the exons ATGGAGTGCGGCCACTGCGGTACGCGCTTCGCTGTCCCGCGGGGTGCGCGCACCGTTGAGTGTGCGCGCTGCCGCGGGGTGACGCGCGTCGACcggcacggcgccgtcggcttcgTCAGGAACATGTTCAGCAACATAGCCGGCGGTGGCCGCACGAAGCCGCATCCAGGATACCCGAGAGTCCAAGGCAACAAGCGCGCCCTCCTGGTGGGCATCAACTACACTGGAACGGCCTCCCAGCTGAACGGCCCCATCAACGACGTCAAGTGCATGAGCTTCCTGCTCTCCATCAAGTATGCTTTTCCAAGCGACTCCATTCTCATCCTTACAG ATGAACAGGTCGACCCCTACAGgaggccaacaagatccaacatcCTAGTGGCCATGCGGTGGCTGGTACAAGACTGCAGCTCTGGGGACTCTCTTGTCTTCCACTTCTCCGGCCACGGTAATCAGGTGgaagacgacgacggcgatgaaTTGGACGGCCAAGACGAGACCATCTGCCCGCTCGACTGGGAGCAGAACGgccaaatccgggacgatgagatCAACGAGACCATCGTCCGCCCGCTCGTGCACGGCGTCAGGCTCCACGCCATCATCGACGCCTGCCGCAGCGGCACCGTCCTTGATCTCCCCAACCTTTGCCAGATCAAAAG GTATGGGAAACCCCAGTGGACTGATCACAGCCCTCTAAACGGTGCCTCGAAGAATACGAGCGGCGGTCACGCCATCCTCATCAGCGGCTGCGCTGAGAACGACAATTCGCAAGACGGTTCCGACGACGAGACCATGGTCATAGGAGCCCTGACGTACAGCCTCTTCGCCGCGGCGTGGTCCGCACATCGGCCGCTCACCTACGGCCAGCTGCTTTCAAAGACAAAGGCCATCATCGCTGACTGCAACAAGGACAGCCAGAGCCACTGCAACCTCCCCGCGGCGATTGCCCCGCACGTCCGAGAGGTGGTGAACTTCAGTGGCGTGCAGGAGCCTCAGCTGTCATCCTCCGACAAGTTTGACATCAACCGGACGACGTTCATGCTATAA